CAGTGGCGTGTGATACGGTTGAAGCAGACGTGAACTCGGTGTGAGTGAGTGCTCGCCTCTTCGACGAGGTCGTTCCAAGCGTCTTGGAAGTGAGCGCCGAAGAGGAAACCTGCGCCGCCTTGGTCGGCCGGGTCGATGGATGTCCGGCCGAGGCAAACGAGGAACATTACGCCGCCAACCTTCATCTCGACGGCGCGGGCGCGCAGGAAGCTGGCGAGATCCGCCTGGAACTGCTGCTTGTAGGCAGCGGCAGTGTCCGCGGACGCGCCATGGACGAAGACCCGCCCCCTGTTGTATGCCGGCGATCGCTTATCGGTCACCCGCTCGGGCACCTGTTGCAGTGCGACACCAAATAGCGGTGACTCCTTGGACTCCAATTGTTCGACAGCAGATCGAAAGCATGGTGAGCTGATGATACCTGAGAGAGCCAATGCAAGGAGAAGGTGGAGTTGAAGACGTTTATGGATCTAGAAGGAAAAAGTCGGCCGTAGAACGAGCCGGGCACGCCAGCGGCGTAGTAGGACCGCTGCTCTTCGGCGGCCGCCAGGCACTGTTCCAGGCTACTGCTGCTCAACTGTGGCGGGAGAAGCTGGAAGAGGACATTGAAGTCGTTGCAGGGGAGGTCGGAGAAGAAGACCTGGAACTCGGGGGAATCGTGGCCGAGCGCAGCGTACATCTTCGATACGTGCTCGACGATGATGCCCATGAGGAAGAGCGTGTTGGTGCCGCATGAGCAGCCCAGGTCTGCGACGGCAAACGTGCCACCGTCCTCCAGCAAGGGAAGCTTCATCGCGCTCAGCGTTGCTTCCAGGAAGTGCAGCATGGCTCGTGCATGGCGAGCCTACAAAAGCACAGATATTTAGCTAGCTCCATTGTTGATGTCTCATCTTACAAAGGCAGAGAAGATTCCAAGGAACAACACGGGGCAAGAAGAAGTCATCAGTACTTGAGCTTGTGAGTTCTTCAGATAGCTGGTCTCCCCCTTGCCACCTTTCATGCTGAGCATCCTCTCGAGCTTTAGCTTCGTGACCACAAGGTTTTCTCCCTTGACAGCCATGGCCATCTTCTGATAAACTGCACTGAAGGCCTAGGCTTGGAGTTGGGTGTGTGACATGCAGCCATGGAGGGGTTCAATATATATAGTGAAGTGGCTGTAGCAACAAGTTACTGCAAAAAAAGCATATTAATGTTCCTCACATGATCTCTAATCCCACAAATTTCGCCGGACTTCCATTCTGTGGACTGCAAGGAATGGCATAAAGGACCAAAACTATACCTTTGTCTCTTGGAGCATTCATGAGTCTGGATTCTCGAGTAATAGAACCATAGCAGTTAGATTTATCTTAGGTAAAGGGGCATAAGAACAAGTGAACCCACATGGATTCATGAACATACAAAAAGCCTTCATAGTGATCTACAGCACATCTACCTATTGCTTAACATATTGAAATTGAAAATTTTGCagcttatttttataattattataaggaTAGAAAAGTGGCATCGTGGTGTGGAAAAATTTTGAGGTGCTAGTGATGTCTTATGATGAAGTCCAAAGTTGGTGGAATCAAATAAAAATTCAAAGAAAAGTGATTTCTATTTGTATTGATGATTTTTCATGCATTGTACTAATGATTATTATGCATAAAAGAAAAAGAGTAAGCATTAAGAGCAAGATGTCTTGCTAAATCAAATCATTAATTTTCTGAATGAAGATAATGGAAGCCctataagaatatatatacatatatatagatgggAAATAACAAATCTAAAAtatatatgatttgatttgtgtacTAGGCATTATTCCATTAAACAAGGTGGCATGGACACAAATTGTTCCTAGTAAAAAACAAAGGAGAAAACTGAGGCATCATTACATGCAGGGACTAATTAGCATTTTTCACTAACACATGTCATCATCATTAActgaaatgataaaaaaaatgagacCCATAATGGAGCCTAGTTTAGCTTAAACCCTTCTAAACTGAATTCACTCACTATCAAACACTATGTTATGATACTGCACATGTCATTGACTGTACAGAATTGGCAGTAAACAAAAGTTCCACATGATTAGCCAAATCCATGCCCGAATAAATAAAACATATATAAGAAAAGTAATTAAGACTATTAAAGTACGAAATTATGCTCG
The window above is part of the Musa acuminata AAA Group cultivar baxijiao chromosome BXJ1-1, Cavendish_Baxijiao_AAA, whole genome shotgun sequence genome. Proteins encoded here:
- the LOC103995398 gene encoding indole-3-acetate O-methyltransferase 1-like codes for the protein MAMAVKGENLVVTKLKLERMLSMKGGKGETSYLKNSQAQARHARAMLHFLEATLSAMKLPLLEDGGTFAVADLGCSCGTNTLFLMGIIVEHVSKMYAALGHDSPEFQVFFSDLPCNDFNVLFQLLPPQLSSSSLEQCLAAAEEQRSYYAAGVPGSFYGRLFPSRSINVFNSTFSLHWLSQVPERVTDKRSPAYNRGRVFVHGASADTAAAYKQQFQADLASFLRARAVEMKVGGVMFLVCLGRTSIDPADQGGAGFLFGAHFQDAWNDLVEEGLLESEKRDSFNIPVYAACLREFKEVVEAEGSFSINKLQVVKGGSPLVVNHPEDASEVGRALANSCRSVAGVLVEAHIGERLSEELFGRLELRAARHARELMEQMQFFHIVASLSPSIPSHPAS